Proteins from a genomic interval of Panthera uncia isolate 11264 chromosome C1 unlocalized genomic scaffold, Puncia_PCG_1.0 HiC_scaffold_4, whole genome shotgun sequence:
- the ECM1 gene encoding extracellular matrix protein 1 isoform X1 produces the protein MGTMHRAALVLACLAVASVASSEGDFKAQGQRELGPEPLTYHIQEVGYAAPPSPPQTRALPMDHPDTPQPGFHFEGQSEVQPPPAQEAIPAQEEELPPPQLPMGKKVESPLPQEAIPLQEELPPHQAPVEQKEIDPPFPHQEEMTFPSNQREEKPFMEHSPPEPESWNPALHCQQGLSPGGWGHRLDGFPPGRPSPDNLDQICLPTRQHVMYGPWNLPHSGYSHLTRQGETLNLVETGYSRCCRCHSHAHRLDCAKLVWENAMIRFCEAEFSVKTRPHWCCNRQGEARFSCFQEEAPRPHYQLRACPSHQPGISSGPEMPFPPGVPTLDNIKNICHLRRFRSVPRNLPATDPIQRQLQALIRLEGEFQRCCRQGNNHTCMWKAWEDALDGYCYREQSVKTHHHSCCHYPPSPARDECFARQAPYPNYDRDILTLDLSRVTPNLMGHLCGNGRVLTKHKQIPGLIWNMTAHCCDLPFPEQACCAEEEKSAFIEDLCGPRRNFWRDSAFCCNLSPGDDQTNCFNTYYLRNVALVAGDTGDAKGQGEQGQRREEISAPPPELKEE, from the exons ATGGGGACCATGCACAGAGCAGCCTTGGTCTTGGCCTGTCTGGCTGTTGCTTCTGTAGCCTCCTCCGAGGGAG ACTTCAAGGCTCAAGGGCAGAGGGAGCTGGGGCCAGAACCCCTCACTTATCACATTCAAGAAG TTGGCTATgcagcacccccttccccaccccagacccGAGCCCTCCCCATGGATCACCCTGACACCCCTCAGCCTGGCTTTCACTTTGAGGGACAGAGTGAAG TACAGCCCCCTCCCGCTCAGGAAGCCATCCCTGCCCAAGAGGAggagctgccccctccccaactccccatGGGAAAGAAAG TGGAGTCCCCTCTCCCTCAGGAAGCCATCCCCCTCCAAGAAGAGCTGCCCCCTCACCAGGCCCCTGTTGAACAGAAGGAAA TAGACCCACCTTTCCCACATCAGGAGGAAATGACCTTCCCATCTAaccagagagagg AAAAGCCTTTCATGGAACATAGCCCCCCAGAGCCTGAGTCTTGGAATCCAGCCCTGCACTGCCAACAGGGCCTGTCCCCAGGGGGCTGGGGCCACCGGCTGGACGGCTTCCCCCCTGGGCGACCTTCTCCAGACAATCTGGACCAGATCTGCCTTCCTACTCGCCAGCATGTGATGTACGGCCCTTGGAACCTACCACATTCTGGCTACTCCCACCTTACTCGCCAGGGTGAGACCCTCAATTTAGTGGAGACTGGATATTCCCGCTGCTGCCGCTGTCACAGCCATGCACACCGCTTGGACTGTGCAAAACTTGTG TGGGAGAACGCAATGATCCGATTCTGTGAGGCCGAGTTCTCGGTCAAGACCCGACCCCACTGGTGCTGCAACCGGCAGGGGGAGGCTCGATTCTCCTGCTTCCAGGAGGAAGCTCCCCGGCCGCACTACCAGCTCCGGGCCTGCCCCAGCCACCAGCCTGGTATTTCCTCGGGCCCCGAGATGCCTTTCCCCCCTGGGGTACCCACTCTAGACAACATCAAGAACATCTGCCACCTAAGACGCTTCCGTTCTGTGCCACGCAACCTCCCAGCTACTGACCCCATCCAAAGACAGCTGCAGGCATTGATCCGGCTAGAGGGGGAGTTCCAGCGCTGCTGCCGGCAGGGGAACAACCACACCTGTATGTGGAAGGCT TGGGAGGATGCCCTTGATGGATACTGTTATCGGGAACAGTCTGTAAAGACCCACCACCACTCGTGTTGCCACTATCCTCCTAGCCCTGCCCGCGATGAGTGCTTTGCCCGTCAGGCTCCCTACCCCAACTATGACCGAGACATCTTGACCCTTGACCTCAGCCGAGTTACCCCCAACCTCATGGGCCATCTCTGTGGAAACGGAAGAGTTCTCACCAAGCA TAAACAGATTCCTGGGCTAATCTGGAACATGACTGCCCACTGCTGCGACCTGCCATTTCCAGAACAGGCCTGCTGTGCTGAGGAGGAG AAATCAGCCTTCATTGAGGACCTGTGTGGTCCCCGACGTAACTTCTGGCGAGACTCTGCTTTCTGCTGTAACCTGAGTCCTGGAGATGACCAGACCAACTGCTTCAACACTTACTATCTGAGGAATGTGGCTCTAGTGGCTGGAGACACTGGGGATGCCAAGGGCCAGGGGGAGCAAGGCCAACGCCGGGAAGAAATATCAGCCCCACCCCCTGAGCTCAAGGAAGAGTGA
- the ECM1 gene encoding extracellular matrix protein 1 isoform X3, with amino-acid sequence MGTMHRAALVLACLAVASVASSEGDFKAQGQRELGPEPLTYHIQEVGYAAPPSPPQTRALPMDHPDTPQPGFHFEGQSEVQPPPAQEAIPAQEEELPPPQLPMGKKVESPLPQEAIPLQEELPPHQAPVEQKEKKPFMEHSPPEPESWNPALHCQQGLSPGGWGHRLDGFPPGRPSPDNLDQICLPTRQHVMYGPWNLPHSGYSHLTRQGETLNLVETGYSRCCRCHSHAHRLDCAKLVWENAMIRFCEAEFSVKTRPHWCCNRQGEARFSCFQEEAPRPHYQLRACPSHQPGISSGPEMPFPPGVPTLDNIKNICHLRRFRSVPRNLPATDPIQRQLQALIRLEGEFQRCCRQGNNHTCMWKAWEDALDGYCYREQSVKTHHHSCCHYPPSPARDECFARQAPYPNYDRDILTLDLSRVTPNLMGHLCGNGRVLTKHKQIPGLIWNMTAHCCDLPFPEQACCAEEEKSAFIEDLCGPRRNFWRDSAFCCNLSPGDDQTNCFNTYYLRNVALVAGDTGDAKGQGEQGQRREEISAPPPELKEE; translated from the exons ATGGGGACCATGCACAGAGCAGCCTTGGTCTTGGCCTGTCTGGCTGTTGCTTCTGTAGCCTCCTCCGAGGGAG ACTTCAAGGCTCAAGGGCAGAGGGAGCTGGGGCCAGAACCCCTCACTTATCACATTCAAGAAG TTGGCTATgcagcacccccttccccaccccagacccGAGCCCTCCCCATGGATCACCCTGACACCCCTCAGCCTGGCTTTCACTTTGAGGGACAGAGTGAAG TACAGCCCCCTCCCGCTCAGGAAGCCATCCCTGCCCAAGAGGAggagctgccccctccccaactccccatGGGAAAGAAAG TGGAGTCCCCTCTCCCTCAGGAAGCCATCCCCCTCCAAGAAGAGCTGCCCCCTCACCAGGCCCCTGTTGAACAGAAGGAAA AAAAGCCTTTCATGGAACATAGCCCCCCAGAGCCTGAGTCTTGGAATCCAGCCCTGCACTGCCAACAGGGCCTGTCCCCAGGGGGCTGGGGCCACCGGCTGGACGGCTTCCCCCCTGGGCGACCTTCTCCAGACAATCTGGACCAGATCTGCCTTCCTACTCGCCAGCATGTGATGTACGGCCCTTGGAACCTACCACATTCTGGCTACTCCCACCTTACTCGCCAGGGTGAGACCCTCAATTTAGTGGAGACTGGATATTCCCGCTGCTGCCGCTGTCACAGCCATGCACACCGCTTGGACTGTGCAAAACTTGTG TGGGAGAACGCAATGATCCGATTCTGTGAGGCCGAGTTCTCGGTCAAGACCCGACCCCACTGGTGCTGCAACCGGCAGGGGGAGGCTCGATTCTCCTGCTTCCAGGAGGAAGCTCCCCGGCCGCACTACCAGCTCCGGGCCTGCCCCAGCCACCAGCCTGGTATTTCCTCGGGCCCCGAGATGCCTTTCCCCCCTGGGGTACCCACTCTAGACAACATCAAGAACATCTGCCACCTAAGACGCTTCCGTTCTGTGCCACGCAACCTCCCAGCTACTGACCCCATCCAAAGACAGCTGCAGGCATTGATCCGGCTAGAGGGGGAGTTCCAGCGCTGCTGCCGGCAGGGGAACAACCACACCTGTATGTGGAAGGCT TGGGAGGATGCCCTTGATGGATACTGTTATCGGGAACAGTCTGTAAAGACCCACCACCACTCGTGTTGCCACTATCCTCCTAGCCCTGCCCGCGATGAGTGCTTTGCCCGTCAGGCTCCCTACCCCAACTATGACCGAGACATCTTGACCCTTGACCTCAGCCGAGTTACCCCCAACCTCATGGGCCATCTCTGTGGAAACGGAAGAGTTCTCACCAAGCA TAAACAGATTCCTGGGCTAATCTGGAACATGACTGCCCACTGCTGCGACCTGCCATTTCCAGAACAGGCCTGCTGTGCTGAGGAGGAG AAATCAGCCTTCATTGAGGACCTGTGTGGTCCCCGACGTAACTTCTGGCGAGACTCTGCTTTCTGCTGTAACCTGAGTCCTGGAGATGACCAGACCAACTGCTTCAACACTTACTATCTGAGGAATGTGGCTCTAGTGGCTGGAGACACTGGGGATGCCAAGGGCCAGGGGGAGCAAGGCCAACGCCGGGAAGAAATATCAGCCCCACCCCCTGAGCTCAAGGAAGAGTGA
- the ECM1 gene encoding extracellular matrix protein 1 isoform X2 translates to MGTMHRAALVLACLAVASVASSEGDFKAQGQRELGPEPLTYHIQEAPPSPPQTRALPMDHPDTPQPGFHFEGQSEVQPPPAQEAIPAQEEELPPPQLPMGKKVESPLPQEAIPLQEELPPHQAPVEQKEIDPPFPHQEEMTFPSNQREEKPFMEHSPPEPESWNPALHCQQGLSPGGWGHRLDGFPPGRPSPDNLDQICLPTRQHVMYGPWNLPHSGYSHLTRQGETLNLVETGYSRCCRCHSHAHRLDCAKLVWENAMIRFCEAEFSVKTRPHWCCNRQGEARFSCFQEEAPRPHYQLRACPSHQPGISSGPEMPFPPGVPTLDNIKNICHLRRFRSVPRNLPATDPIQRQLQALIRLEGEFQRCCRQGNNHTCMWKAWEDALDGYCYREQSVKTHHHSCCHYPPSPARDECFARQAPYPNYDRDILTLDLSRVTPNLMGHLCGNGRVLTKHKQIPGLIWNMTAHCCDLPFPEQACCAEEEKSAFIEDLCGPRRNFWRDSAFCCNLSPGDDQTNCFNTYYLRNVALVAGDTGDAKGQGEQGQRREEISAPPPELKEE, encoded by the exons ATGGGGACCATGCACAGAGCAGCCTTGGTCTTGGCCTGTCTGGCTGTTGCTTCTGTAGCCTCCTCCGAGGGAG ACTTCAAGGCTCAAGGGCAGAGGGAGCTGGGGCCAGAACCCCTCACTTATCACATTCAAGAAG cacccccttccccaccccagacccGAGCCCTCCCCATGGATCACCCTGACACCCCTCAGCCTGGCTTTCACTTTGAGGGACAGAGTGAAG TACAGCCCCCTCCCGCTCAGGAAGCCATCCCTGCCCAAGAGGAggagctgccccctccccaactccccatGGGAAAGAAAG TGGAGTCCCCTCTCCCTCAGGAAGCCATCCCCCTCCAAGAAGAGCTGCCCCCTCACCAGGCCCCTGTTGAACAGAAGGAAA TAGACCCACCTTTCCCACATCAGGAGGAAATGACCTTCCCATCTAaccagagagagg AAAAGCCTTTCATGGAACATAGCCCCCCAGAGCCTGAGTCTTGGAATCCAGCCCTGCACTGCCAACAGGGCCTGTCCCCAGGGGGCTGGGGCCACCGGCTGGACGGCTTCCCCCCTGGGCGACCTTCTCCAGACAATCTGGACCAGATCTGCCTTCCTACTCGCCAGCATGTGATGTACGGCCCTTGGAACCTACCACATTCTGGCTACTCCCACCTTACTCGCCAGGGTGAGACCCTCAATTTAGTGGAGACTGGATATTCCCGCTGCTGCCGCTGTCACAGCCATGCACACCGCTTGGACTGTGCAAAACTTGTG TGGGAGAACGCAATGATCCGATTCTGTGAGGCCGAGTTCTCGGTCAAGACCCGACCCCACTGGTGCTGCAACCGGCAGGGGGAGGCTCGATTCTCCTGCTTCCAGGAGGAAGCTCCCCGGCCGCACTACCAGCTCCGGGCCTGCCCCAGCCACCAGCCTGGTATTTCCTCGGGCCCCGAGATGCCTTTCCCCCCTGGGGTACCCACTCTAGACAACATCAAGAACATCTGCCACCTAAGACGCTTCCGTTCTGTGCCACGCAACCTCCCAGCTACTGACCCCATCCAAAGACAGCTGCAGGCATTGATCCGGCTAGAGGGGGAGTTCCAGCGCTGCTGCCGGCAGGGGAACAACCACACCTGTATGTGGAAGGCT TGGGAGGATGCCCTTGATGGATACTGTTATCGGGAACAGTCTGTAAAGACCCACCACCACTCGTGTTGCCACTATCCTCCTAGCCCTGCCCGCGATGAGTGCTTTGCCCGTCAGGCTCCCTACCCCAACTATGACCGAGACATCTTGACCCTTGACCTCAGCCGAGTTACCCCCAACCTCATGGGCCATCTCTGTGGAAACGGAAGAGTTCTCACCAAGCA TAAACAGATTCCTGGGCTAATCTGGAACATGACTGCCCACTGCTGCGACCTGCCATTTCCAGAACAGGCCTGCTGTGCTGAGGAGGAG AAATCAGCCTTCATTGAGGACCTGTGTGGTCCCCGACGTAACTTCTGGCGAGACTCTGCTTTCTGCTGTAACCTGAGTCCTGGAGATGACCAGACCAACTGCTTCAACACTTACTATCTGAGGAATGTGGCTCTAGTGGCTGGAGACACTGGGGATGCCAAGGGCCAGGGGGAGCAAGGCCAACGCCGGGAAGAAATATCAGCCCCACCCCCTGAGCTCAAGGAAGAGTGA